A genome region from Arthrobacter sp. V1I9 includes the following:
- a CDS encoding 3-isopropylmalate dehydrogenase, which produces MSASSINLAVIPGDGIGPEVIAEALKVLEKAVASEGVELKQTHYKLGAEHWLATGETLPDHVLADLRTRDAILFGAVGAAPGDTRIPSGIIEREMLLKLRFSLDHYVNLRPSRLYGTVGSPLANPGVIDFIVVREGTEGPYVGNGGTLRAGTPHEVATEVSLNTAHGVERVVRDAFRRASARERKHVTLVHKHNVLVYAGHLWKRTVEAVAQEFPEVTHDYLHVDAATIFMVTDPSRFDVIVTDNLFGDILTDLAAAITGGIGLAASGNINMDRTAPSMFEPVHGSAPDIAGKGKADPTAAILSAALLLDHLGYTRAARRIEAAVVADVEKRDGGARTTSAVGDAIAAGL; this is translated from the coding sequence ATGAGCGCATCCTCCATAAATCTTGCAGTTATCCCCGGCGACGGCATTGGCCCCGAGGTCATTGCGGAAGCACTCAAAGTGCTGGAAAAAGCTGTCGCCTCGGAGGGCGTGGAGCTCAAGCAGACGCACTACAAGCTCGGCGCGGAGCACTGGCTGGCCACGGGCGAAACCCTGCCGGACCATGTCCTGGCAGATCTCCGTACCAGGGACGCCATCCTGTTCGGCGCTGTCGGTGCAGCCCCCGGCGACACCCGCATCCCTTCCGGCATCATTGAGCGCGAGATGCTGCTCAAGCTCCGTTTCAGCCTGGACCACTACGTCAACCTGCGGCCGTCCCGGCTTTACGGAACCGTGGGCAGCCCCCTGGCCAACCCCGGCGTCATTGACTTCATCGTGGTCCGTGAAGGCACAGAGGGTCCCTACGTCGGCAACGGCGGCACCCTTCGTGCCGGAACCCCCCACGAGGTGGCCACAGAGGTTTCGCTGAATACCGCCCACGGTGTTGAGCGCGTTGTCCGGGATGCCTTCCGCCGCGCCAGCGCCAGGGAGCGCAAGCACGTCACCCTGGTGCACAAGCACAACGTCCTGGTCTACGCGGGACACCTCTGGAAGCGCACGGTGGAGGCCGTAGCGCAGGAGTTCCCCGAGGTCACCCACGACTACCTCCATGTGGACGCCGCGACCATCTTTATGGTCACCGACCCCTCACGCTTCGATGTGATCGTCACCGACAACCTCTTCGGCGACATCCTCACAGACCTTGCCGCGGCCATCACCGGCGGCATCGGACTGGCAGCTTCCGGGAACATCAACATGGACCGCACCGCGCCGTCCATGTTCGAGCCCGTCCACGGCTCCGCTCCGGACATCGCCGGCAAGGGCAAGGCCGACCCCACCGCCGCCATCCTGTCGGCAGCGCTCCTGCTGGACCACCTCGGCTACACCCGCGCGGCCCGCAGGATCGAAGCGGCAGTGGTTGCCGACGTCGAGAAGCGCGACGGCGGTGCACGCACCACCAGCGCCGTAGGCGACGCCATCGCCGCCGGCCTCTAA